The Nitrosomonadales bacterium nucleotide sequence ACCGATCCCGATCTCCTTCAGGGTGCTGATCTTCTCCACCACATCGTCCAGATCGTCGAGCAGCAGGCTCTCGGTCAGCTCCAGCTTCAGGTACAGGGGATTGGCGCCACTGTTGTCCAGCGCCTCCCGCACCAGGTCCACGAAATCCGTCCGCCTGAATTGCCGGGCGCTGACGTTGACGGCAAGCTTCAGATCGCGGGTCAATGGATCGTTCTCCCAGCGCTTGAGTTGCCTGCACGCGCTCTCCAGCACCCATTGCCCGATAGGCTGGATCAATCCGGTCTCTTCGGCGATGCCGATGAACTGTTCCGTCGGAACCAACCCGCGCACGGGATGCTGCCAGGACAGCAACACCTCGGCGCCGATGATCCTGCGCTCCGGATTCACCTGCGCCTGATAGTGCAACCGCATCTGTCCTTCTTCCACGGCACGCCGCAGCTCGGTCTCCAGCGAGGCACGCGCCATGACCGCCTGCTGCATCGCGGGATCGAAGAAGCGGATGGCGTTGCGCCCGGCTTCCTTGGCCTGGTACATGGCCACGTCGGCACGCTTGAGCAGTTCGTCGGCGCTCTCGGAGCCATCGTTGAACAGGGTGACGCCGATGCTCGACGTACAGCGGTACTCGTAGTCGCCGAGCAAATACGGTTGGCCGAACAGCGTCAATATCTTCTCCGCGACCGCTTCGGCCAGCGAGGCGGCCTCCGGCTCCGCATCGCTCAATTCCTCCAGGATCACCACGAACTCGTCCCCACCCAGTCGCGCCACGGTATCGCCCGCACGCACGCAGGCGGTCAGGCGCCGCGCCACTTCGCCCAGCAGCTGGTCGCCGACATCGTGCCCCTGGGTATCGTTGAGCGTCTTGAAGTTGTCGAGGTCGAGGAACATGATTGCCCCGTAGATGCCGCTGCGCGCACCGGACGCTTGCGCGTGCTCGAGGCGGTCGAGCAACAGGCGGCGGTTCGGCAGACCGGTCAGCGGATCGAAGAACGCCATGCGATGGATCTCCGCTTCCGCCACCTTGCGCTCGGTGATATCGGTGAACGAACCCACATAATGGGTGACCTTCCCCGACGGGGTGGTGACGCCGCTGACGACCAGCCACTCGGGATATATCTCGCCGTTCTTGCGCCGGTTCCAGACCTCGCCTTCCCAGTAACGATTGCGCTGCAGAGAGTCCCACATGGCACGGTAGAACTCCTTGTCCTGCCGCCCCGATTTGAGTACGGATGGTTTTTTCCCCATCACCTCCTCGTTGCTGTAGCCGGTCAGCCTGGAAAAGGTCCGGTTGACGCGCAGGATGACGGCATTCGCATCGGTGATGAGCATGCCTTCCTGCGCCTCGAAAGCGGTGGCCGCGACCCGCAATTCCTGCTCGATGCGCTTGCGCTCGGTGATGTCGCGGCAGGAACCGTAGAGATTCCCGTCCGGCAGTTTCACCATGTTCAGCTCGATCGGCACCCGGCTGCCGTCTTTCCGTATCAGCCTGATCTCGTAATTCCAGACCTTGCCCGCGCCCTGCGATGCAGCCTCGCGGAAACTCTGCCGGTACGTCTCGCGAAAGTCCGGCGGAACGAGATCGTACATTCCCATCCCGGCCAATTCCTCGCGGCTGTAGCCCAGCATCGCGGCGGCACGGTCATTCGTGTAAGCCCAGTGTTCCGTCTCGGCATCCGCGACGAACACCGCGTCCGCGGCATTGTCCATCAGCATGCGCAGCTTGCTTTCGCTGTTGCGTATGACCTCTTCCGACCGTTTGCGCTCGGTGATGTCGCGCGTCACCCCCAGCGTCGCGTAGATCCTGCCGTTTATGTCGCGCATCGGCACCGCGTTGGTTTCCAGCCAGCGGTGTGTGCCTTTCAGCCCGATGACCTCGAACTGCAACTGCGCGGACTCTCCGGCGAACACGCGCTGCATCAGCGCCACGAAATCGTCATGCGAACCGGGCGCCAGCAGCCCCTGCGCCTTCTGCCCGACGATCTGCTCCGGCGTATCCGCCTCGAGCATCGCCAACCCCGCCGGATTCATCTTCAGCACCGTCCCGTCGGCGGCCAGCAGCTTCACGCATTCCGGCTCGGCCTCGACGATGGCGCGCAACTCCAGCTCGCTCTGCGCAAGCTGCTGCTCCATCCGCTTGCGTTCGGTGATGTCGAAGAAGGTGACCACCGCACCGCTCAGCACGCCGTCGCGGCGCATCGGGTGCGACCAGTATTCCACGGAGAACGGACTGCCGTCCTTGCGCCAGAACGTCTCGTCGTCGCCGCTCACCTCGGTGTTCGCGCGCAAGGCATGGAACATGCCGCACTCTTCGACGGGACAGGGCTTGCCGTCCGCGCGGGTGTGATGGATCATCCGGTGCACCGACTGACCGATGAATTCGGATGCGTGTTCATAGCCGAGCATCCGCAATGCGGATGGATTGATGAACGTGCAGCGCCCGTCGGTATCCACGCCGTAGATGCCTTCGGCGACCGATTCCAGCAGCAGTCGCATACGCTCCTCGCTCTCCCGCAACGACTGCGTCATCTCCATCGCCTTTTGCCCGGAGGTCTGCTCCAGATCGGCATGCGCCGTCCTCAACTGTTCCAGCATGCCGGCATGCTGATGCGCCATGCGCTGGTCGAACAAGGTCGCGAGGATGCCTCCGCCGAACCAGAGCAACGAGATGACCGAGACCATCATGGCGAGGATGTGGGGTTCGATGCGCGTCAGCGTGTCGGCCATGCACAGGCTGCCGGGCTGGATGTCCACGCCGAGCATCGCGGTGTAATGCATGCCGGAGATCGCCACGCCCATGATCGCGCCGCCCAGCATGAAGCGCGGCACGGCGGACAGCCTGACCCGTTCGCCCTGATACATCATCAGCAGCGCCCCCCAGGCCGCGCAGACCGCGATCACGATGGACAGGGTGAAGATGAACGGATCGTAACGGATCGGCGGGAACATCTTCAGGGCCGCCATGCCGGTGTAGTGCATGACGCTGATGCCGATGCCCATCAGCAGGCCGCTGATCGCGATGCGTTGTCTGCTGATGACATGGGCTTGCAGCACATAGAAACCGAGCAGCGCGGCGGCGATCGCCGGCAACGCGGACAAGACGGTCAGTGGCAGGTCGTAGCCGATCGGGATCGGCAAGTGGAACGCCAGCATGCCGATGAAATGCATCGACCAGATCGCCATGCCCAGCGTGACGCTTCCGGCCAGCATCCATGACCATACCTGACGGCCGCTGCTCTGGCGCATGCGTTGCGCGTGGGTCAGCGCCGTGAACGAGCCGACCATCGCGATCAGCACGGACAGGAAAATCAGCGGAATATCCCAGGTGATAGTCATGAAACCATTGTGCGGAAAAACATGTCGCATGCTACCCCAAAACCGTATGAAAAATAAGTCCAAAGAGCCGCCCGAATGTGGCGATTCCATCGCTGTCCGGACAACACTTCTGCAAAGCCCCGACGGCGACACCTCGTCTGGTTATAATTACGCCCTAAATATCGTTCGTTATCCGGAGCCCCCCCATGTCGCACAACCTGTTCAACAGCCGCCTATCGTTCAACCTTGCCAGCGGCAAACAAGCCACGCTGTATTCCCTGCCCGCGCTGGAAAAAGCCGGGGTCGGCAACATCTCGCGCCTGCCGGTCTCCATCCGCATCGTGCTGGAGTCTGTCCTGCGCAACTGCGACGGCAAGAAGGTGACCGAACAGCATGTGAAAGAACTGGCGAACTGGAAGCCGAATGCGCCGCGCACCGAAGAGATCCCCTTCGTCGTCGCCCGCATCGTGCTGCAAGACTTCACCGGCGTACCGCTGCTGGCCGACCTCGCCGCCATGCGCGACGCCGCCGCCAAACAGGGCAAGGACCCGAAAGTCATCGAGCCGCTGGTACCTGTTAACCTCGTCGTCGACCACTCGGTGCAGATCGACAGCTACAACAACCCGAACGCGCTCAAGATCAATATGGAGATGGAATTCGAGCGCAACACCGAGCGCTACCGCTTCATGAAATGGGGCATGCAGGCGTTCGACACTTTCAAAGTCGTGCCACCCGGCATCGGCATCGTGCATCAAGTGAACCTGGAATATCTGGCGCGCGGCGTACTGCAAAAAGATGGCGTGACCTATCCCGACACACTGGTCGGCACGGACAGCCACACCACCATGATCAACGGTATCGGCGTGGTCGGCTGGGGCGTGGGCGGCATCGAGGCGGAAGCCGGCATGCTGGGCCAGCCGGTGTACTTCCTGACGCCGGACGTGGTCGGCGTGAACCTGAAGGGCAAGCTGCGCGAAGGCGTGACCGCTACGGATTTAGTTTTGACCGTCACCGAACTGATGCGCAAGCACAAGGTGGTCGGCAAGTTCGTCGAGTTCTTCGGCGAAGGCACCTCCGCCCTCACCCTGCCTGACCGTGCCACGATTGCGAATATGGCACCCGAATACGGCGCGACCATGGGCTTCTTCCCGGTCGATGATGTGACCGTGCAGTTCATGAAGAACACCGGCCGCACCGCCGATGAGGTGGATGCTTTCGAGTCCTACTTCAAGGCGCAAGGTCTGTTCGGTATTCCCGCCGCGGGCAGCATCGACTACAGCAGCGTGGTGGAACTCGACCTCGCCAGCATAGCTCCCTCGCTGGCCGGCCCCAAGCGCCCGCAAGACCGCATCACCCTGCCCGCGATGAAAGACACCTTCAACACCCTGTTCAGCAAGCCCATCGCCGAGAACGGCTTCAACCAGCCCGCCGACAAGCTGAGCAAGCGCTACGCGACCGGCAAGGATGGTTTGGAGATCGGCAACGGCGACGTGCTGATCGCCGCGATCACGAGCTGCACCAACACCTCCAACCCCGGCGTGCTGCTGGCTGCCGGCCTGC carries:
- a CDS encoding PAS domain S-box protein, encoding MTITWDIPLIFLSVLIAMVGSFTALTHAQRMRQSSGRQVWSWMLAGSVTLGMAIWSMHFIGMLAFHLPIPIGYDLPLTVLSALPAIAAALLGFYVLQAHVISRQRIAISGLLMGIGISVMHYTGMAALKMFPPIRYDPFIFTLSIVIAVCAAWGALLMMYQGERVRLSAVPRFMLGGAIMGVAISGMHYTAMLGVDIQPGSLCMADTLTRIEPHILAMMVSVISLLWFGGGILATLFDQRMAHQHAGMLEQLRTAHADLEQTSGQKAMEMTQSLRESEERMRLLLESVAEGIYGVDTDGRCTFINPSALRMLGYEHASEFIGQSVHRMIHHTRADGKPCPVEECGMFHALRANTEVSGDDETFWRKDGSPFSVEYWSHPMRRDGVLSGAVVTFFDITERKRMEQQLAQSELELRAIVEAEPECVKLLAADGTVLKMNPAGLAMLEADTPEQIVGQKAQGLLAPGSHDDFVALMQRVFAGESAQLQFEVIGLKGTHRWLETNAVPMRDINGRIYATLGVTRDITERKRSEEVIRNSESKLRMLMDNAADAVFVADAETEHWAYTNDRAAAMLGYSREELAGMGMYDLVPPDFRETYRQSFREAASQGAGKVWNYEIRLIRKDGSRVPIELNMVKLPDGNLYGSCRDITERKRIEQELRVAATAFEAQEGMLITDANAVILRVNRTFSRLTGYSNEEVMGKKPSVLKSGRQDKEFYRAMWDSLQRNRYWEGEVWNRRKNGEIYPEWLVVSGVTTPSGKVTHYVGSFTDITERKVAEAEIHRMAFFDPLTGLPNRRLLLDRLEHAQASGARSGIYGAIMFLDLDNFKTLNDTQGHDVGDQLLGEVARRLTACVRAGDTVARLGGDEFVVILEELSDAEPEAASLAEAVAEKILTLFGQPYLLGDYEYRCTSSIGVTLFNDGSESADELLKRADVAMYQAKEAGRNAIRFFDPAMQQAVMARASLETELRRAVEEGQMRLHYQAQVNPERRIIGAEVLLSWQHPVRGLVPTEQFIGIAEETGLIQPIGQWVLESACRQLKRWENDPLTRDLKLAVNVSARQFRRTDFVDLVREALDNSGANPLYLKLELTESLLLDDLDDVVEKISTLKEIGIGFALDDFGTGYSSLQYLKRLPLDQIKIDQSFVRDIIGDHGDRVMVLTMVDMGMNFEVDVIAEGVETEAQFNLLKRYGCGSFQGYLFGRPLPVDEFEDALRGQAR